In Halobaculum magnesiiphilum, the following proteins share a genomic window:
- the alaS gene encoding alanine--tRNA ligase codes for MSDLTAEYRLDYFEEEGFSRRECSSCGDHFWTRDDERELCGEPPCEDYSFIGDPGFDEAYTLEEMREAFLSYFEAHDHERIEPYPVAANRWRDDVLLTQASIYDFQPLVTSGQTPPPANPLTVSQPCIRMQDIDNVGKTGRHTMAFEMMAHHAFNAKEEVGDKYAYSGEVYWKDETVRLCDGLFEKMGADLSEITYIEDPWVGGGNAGPAIEVIYKGAELATLVFMSLEQDPEGEYELKDGNTYSEMDTYIVDTGYGLERWTWMSQGTPTVYEAIYPDAIEFLKDNAGIDLSDEEEELVRRASTLAGHLDIDEAEDIEAARDNIADKLGVDTDELTALLEPLENIYAIADHCRTLAYMFGDEIVPSNVGTGYLARMVLRRTKRLVDEVGVDAPLDELVDMQADRLGYENRGTIRDMVRTEVEKYRETLERGGRKVETLADEYAGTGEPIPVEELIELYDSHGIQPDMVEEIAAERGATVEVPDDFYGLVASRHDSAQAFDREDDADDRLADLPATERLYYDDQERTEFEAVVLDVFEREDGYDVVLDQTMFYPEGGGQPADRGTLSTDDATVEVEDVQIRGDVVLHRTDEDPGKGEFVTGQVDGERRRRLMRHHTATHIVGYAARQVLGEHLRQAGAQKGLQSSRLDVTHYDRVTRDQVKAIEEVANDLVRRNVPVKQEWPDRHEAESEHGFDLYQGGIPPGEQIRLIRVGDDVQACGGTHVARTGDIGAIKLLKTEPVQDGVERLVFAAGEAALDATHRTEDALYDAADVLSVDPQEVPETAERFFTEWKQRGKTIDRLKEELAELRAAAGGEEVEVGDAVAVVQRMDADTDELRATANAHVEDGRIAVLGSGAGGAATFVVGVPDGVGVNAGEVVGELAGRVGGGGGGPPDFAQGGGPDVDALDDALDSAAEILRQKLEA; via the coding sequence ATGAGCGACCTTACCGCGGAGTACCGCCTCGACTACTTCGAGGAGGAGGGGTTCTCCCGACGGGAGTGTTCCTCCTGCGGGGACCACTTCTGGACCCGCGACGACGAGCGGGAGCTGTGCGGCGAGCCGCCCTGCGAGGACTACTCGTTCATCGGCGATCCCGGCTTCGACGAGGCGTACACCCTCGAGGAGATGCGCGAGGCGTTCCTCTCGTACTTCGAGGCCCACGACCACGAGCGGATCGAGCCGTACCCGGTCGCGGCGAACCGCTGGCGCGACGACGTGCTGCTCACGCAGGCGTCCATCTACGACTTCCAGCCGCTGGTCACCTCCGGACAGACCCCGCCGCCGGCGAATCCCCTCACCGTCAGTCAGCCGTGCATCCGGATGCAGGACATCGACAACGTGGGCAAGACCGGCCGCCACACGATGGCCTTCGAGATGATGGCCCACCACGCGTTCAACGCGAAGGAGGAAGTCGGCGACAAATACGCCTATTCCGGGGAGGTCTATTGGAAGGACGAGACCGTCCGCCTGTGTGACGGCCTGTTCGAGAAGATGGGGGCGGACCTGTCGGAGATCACCTACATCGAAGATCCGTGGGTCGGCGGCGGCAACGCCGGCCCCGCCATCGAGGTCATCTACAAGGGCGCCGAGCTGGCGACGCTCGTCTTCATGTCGCTGGAGCAGGACCCCGAGGGCGAGTACGAGCTGAAGGACGGCAACACGTACTCCGAGATGGACACGTACATCGTGGACACCGGGTACGGGCTGGAGCGGTGGACCTGGATGAGCCAGGGCACCCCGACCGTCTACGAGGCCATCTACCCCGACGCCATCGAGTTCCTGAAGGACAACGCCGGGATCGACCTGAGCGACGAGGAGGAGGAGCTGGTTCGCCGCGCCTCCACGCTGGCGGGCCACCTCGACATCGACGAGGCCGAGGACATCGAGGCCGCCCGCGACAACATCGCCGACAAGCTCGGCGTCGACACCGACGAGCTGACCGCCCTGCTGGAGCCGCTGGAGAACATCTACGCCATCGCCGACCACTGCCGGACGCTCGCGTACATGTTCGGCGACGAGATCGTCCCCTCGAACGTCGGGACGGGCTATCTCGCGCGGATGGTCCTGCGCCGGACGAAGCGCCTCGTCGACGAGGTCGGCGTCGACGCGCCGCTCGACGAGCTGGTCGACATGCAGGCCGACCGCCTCGGCTACGAGAACCGCGGCACGATCCGCGACATGGTGCGCACCGAGGTCGAGAAGTACCGCGAGACGCTCGAACGCGGGGGCCGCAAGGTGGAGACGCTGGCCGACGAGTACGCCGGCACCGGCGAGCCGATCCCCGTCGAGGAACTGATCGAGCTGTACGACTCCCACGGGATCCAGCCGGACATGGTCGAGGAGATCGCCGCCGAGCGCGGCGCGACCGTCGAGGTGCCCGACGACTTCTACGGGCTCGTCGCCTCCCGCCACGACTCCGCGCAGGCGTTCGACCGCGAGGACGACGCCGACGATCGCCTCGCGGACCTGCCGGCGACCGAACGGCTCTATTACGACGACCAGGAGCGCACGGAGTTCGAGGCCGTCGTCCTCGACGTGTTCGAGCGCGAGGACGGCTACGACGTGGTGCTGGACCAGACGATGTTCTACCCCGAGGGCGGCGGCCAGCCCGCCGACCGCGGGACGCTCTCGACCGACGACGCCACCGTCGAGGTGGAGGACGTACAGATCCGCGGCGACGTGGTGCTCCACCGCACCGACGAGGACCCCGGCAAGGGCGAGTTCGTCACCGGCCAGGTCGACGGCGAGCGTCGCCGCCGGCTGATGCGCCACCACACCGCGACCCACATCGTCGGCTACGCCGCCCGGCAGGTGCTCGGCGAGCACCTCCGCCAGGCGGGCGCCCAGAAGGGGCTCCAGTCCTCGCGGCTCGACGTGACCCACTACGACCGCGTCACGCGCGATCAGGTGAAGGCGATCGAGGAGGTCGCGAACGACCTGGTGCGCCGGAACGTCCCCGTCAAGCAGGAGTGGCCCGACCGCCACGAGGCGGAGTCCGAGCACGGCTTCGACCTGTATCAGGGCGGGATCCCGCCGGGCGAACAGATCCGGCTCATCCGCGTCGGCGACGACGTGCAGGCCTGCGGCGGCACCCACGTCGCCCGGACGGGCGACATCGGCGCGATCAAGCTGCTGAAGACCGAGCCCGTGCAGGACGGCGTCGAGCGCCTCGTGTTCGCCGCCGGCGAGGCCGCCCTCGACGCGACCCACCGCACCGAGGACGCGCTGTACGACGCCGCCGACGTGCTCTCGGTCGACCCGCAGGAGGTTCCCGAGACCGCCGAGCGGTTCTTCACCGAGTGGAAGCAGCGCGGCAAGACGATCGACCGCCTGAAGGAGGAGCTGGCGGAGCTTCGCGCCGCCGCGGGCGGCGAGGAGGTCGAGGTCGGCGACGCCGTCGCGGTCGTCCAGCGGATGGACGCCGACACCGACGAGCTTCGCGCCACCGCCAACGCCCACGTCGAGGACGGCCGGATCGCCGTGCTCGGCTCCGGCGCCGGCGGCGCCGCGACGTTCGTCGTCGGCGTTCCCGACGGCGTCGGCGTCAACGCCGGCGAGGTCGTCGGCGAGCTCGCCGGCCGCGTCGGCGGCGGCGGGGGCGGCCCGCCGGACTTCGCGCAGGGCGGCGGTCCCGACGTGGACGCGCTCGACGACGCGCTCGACTCGGCCGCGGAGATCCTCCGGCAGAAGCTGGAGGCGTGA
- a CDS encoding GAF domain-containing protein, protein MPGSVAESSIAVLVVTAADATVPDGFVDALADAVDGEVEIVETDALAERLRGGRCPKAIVFVGDPSLSEGVRDALSTTAAAVVVYAEREPDAESTHVDGYVERAADIDRLLTEIGRAREGETRRQLRAARRRMTELHAGTADIAAAERVEELFERTISVANRVLSFDHCAIAVHDEGEMDIVARSENADWLPERVGVDESIGGRAYRRGETVHVDQVSTEQTHDPDAAGSCISVPFGGDAVFQAIALEEYAFDDTDRELAELLAVHVGQAYERLRTQADLTRRERVMTELHEAAPRIVDAETEDELYDLTVEIARRVLQFDHSCVYVVDDDGFRMRATTDPSLPATFDRGFGALEHSYAEGESLVVDDTVEHEIATSRDGEPRSVISVPFADGAVFQAVADETGSFDERDLEFAELLVSYATVTHERIRSEAALRDARETTERLHVAATELSAAESEDALIRRAIEAASDVLSFDKSTLSLRRGDTLVPVGADGTRPDGARPMDLDEGVAGRTYRSGESVLIHDVDDHGDAEPVRREYRSAISIPVGDLGVFQAVATEPSAFDRDDLSHAELLMAHVAVSLARTRTQADLRAERDRLSALFENVPDAALSFELVDGEPIVKAVNSAFEDTFGFGEEIVGEPIDDHIVPEEAESEAGTFNERLANGESIRDEVRRMTADGMRDFLLYVVPLELDAENVGGYAIYSDISERKERERALRRQNERLDEFASVVSHDLRNPLSVAEGYLELARETGDVEHLATVSDAVERMRALVDDLLRLAREGRVVGDTEPVDVAVAARAAWGSVDTGDATLEVEDGLVVEADEDRLRELFENLFRNSIEHGGSAPTVRVEATPTGFAVADDGPGIPADRREEVFEVGVSTVEDGTGFGLAIVRRIAEAHGWSVTATAGEDGGARFEFDEVE, encoded by the coding sequence ATGCCGGGATCCGTCGCGGAGTCGTCGATCGCCGTCCTCGTCGTGACGGCGGCCGACGCGACGGTTCCCGACGGGTTCGTCGACGCACTCGCGGACGCCGTCGACGGCGAGGTCGAAATCGTCGAGACGGACGCGCTCGCGGAGCGACTCCGCGGGGGTCGGTGTCCGAAGGCGATCGTGTTCGTCGGCGATCCGTCGCTCTCGGAGGGTGTTCGGGACGCGCTGTCGACGACGGCCGCGGCCGTCGTCGTGTACGCCGAACGCGAACCGGACGCGGAGTCGACCCACGTCGACGGCTACGTCGAACGCGCCGCCGACATCGACCGCCTCCTCACGGAGATCGGCCGCGCACGCGAGGGCGAGACGCGCAGACAGCTGCGTGCGGCGCGGCGACGGATGACGGAGCTGCACGCCGGAACCGCCGACATCGCCGCCGCCGAGCGCGTCGAGGAACTGTTCGAGCGGACCATTTCGGTCGCGAACCGAGTCCTCTCGTTCGATCACTGTGCGATCGCGGTCCACGACGAGGGCGAGATGGACATCGTGGCGCGCTCCGAGAACGCCGACTGGCTCCCCGAGCGCGTCGGCGTCGACGAGTCGATCGGCGGGAGGGCCTACCGCCGGGGCGAGACGGTCCACGTCGATCAGGTTTCCACCGAGCAGACGCACGACCCTGACGCGGCCGGATCGTGCATCTCCGTCCCGTTCGGCGGGGACGCGGTGTTTCAGGCGATCGCCCTGGAGGAGTACGCCTTCGACGACACCGACCGCGAACTGGCCGAACTGCTCGCGGTCCACGTCGGGCAGGCGTACGAGCGCCTGCGGACACAGGCGGACCTGACGCGCCGCGAGCGGGTGATGACGGAGCTGCACGAGGCGGCCCCCCGGATCGTCGACGCGGAAACGGAGGATGAGCTGTACGATCTGACCGTCGAGATCGCACGGCGCGTGCTTCAGTTCGACCACTCGTGCGTGTACGTCGTCGACGACGACGGGTTCCGAATGCGTGCGACGACGGACCCGTCGCTGCCGGCGACGTTCGACCGCGGGTTCGGCGCGCTGGAGCACAGCTACGCCGAGGGCGAGTCGCTCGTCGTCGACGACACCGTCGAACACGAGATCGCGACCTCACGCGACGGGGAGCCCCGATCGGTCATCTCCGTCCCGTTCGCCGACGGCGCGGTCTTTCAGGCGGTCGCCGACGAGACGGGGTCCTTCGACGAGCGGGACCTGGAGTTCGCGGAACTGCTCGTCTCGTATGCGACGGTGACCCACGAGCGGATCCGTTCGGAGGCGGCGCTGCGGGACGCACGGGAGACGACCGAGCGGCTCCACGTCGCCGCGACCGAACTGTCCGCGGCCGAGTCCGAGGACGCCCTGATCCGGCGGGCGATCGAGGCCGCGAGCGACGTCCTCTCGTTCGACAAGTCGACGCTGTCGCTGCGTCGTGGGGACACGCTCGTGCCGGTGGGCGCCGACGGGACCCGGCCGGACGGTGCGCGTCCGATGGACCTCGACGAGGGCGTCGCCGGGAGGACGTATCGATCCGGCGAGTCCGTTCTCATCCACGACGTGGACGACCACGGCGACGCCGAGCCGGTCAGGCGGGAGTACCGATCGGCGATCTCGATCCCCGTCGGCGATCTCGGGGTGTTCCAGGCGGTCGCCACCGAGCCGAGCGCGTTCGACCGCGACGACCTGAGCCACGCGGAACTGCTGATGGCGCACGTCGCCGTCTCGCTCGCTCGGACCCGCACGCAGGCGGACCTGCGCGCCGAGCGCGACCGGCTGTCGGCGCTGTTCGAAAACGTCCCGGACGCGGCGCTGTCGTTCGAGTTGGTCGACGGCGAGCCGATCGTCAAGGCGGTCAACAGCGCCTTCGAGGACACGTTCGGGTTCGGCGAGGAGATCGTCGGCGAACCGATCGACGACCACATCGTCCCCGAGGAAGCCGAGTCCGAGGCCGGAACGTTCAACGAGCGCCTCGCGAACGGCGAGAGCATCCGCGACGAGGTCCGTCGCATGACGGCCGACGGCATGCGCGACTTCCTGCTGTACGTCGTTCCGCTCGAACTCGACGCCGAGAACGTCGGCGGCTACGCCATCTACTCGGACATCTCCGAGCGAAAGGAGCGCGAGCGGGCGCTCCGTCGGCAGAACGAGCGGCTCGACGAGTTCGCGAGCGTCGTCTCACACGACCTCCGTAACCCGCTGTCGGTGGCGGAGGGATACCTCGAACTCGCCCGGGAGACCGGCGACGTGGAGCATCTCGCCACCGTCTCCGACGCCGTCGAGCGCATGCGCGCGCTGGTCGACGACCTGCTTCGGCTCGCGCGCGAAGGACGCGTCGTCGGCGACACGGAGCCGGTCGACGTGGCGGTCGCCGCCCGGGCGGCGTGGGGGAGCGTCGACACCGGCGACGCGACGCTCGAAGTCGAAGACGGGCTCGTCGTGGAGGCCGACGAGGACCGCCTGCGCGAGCTGTTCGAGAACCTGTTCCGCAACAGCATCGAGCACGGCGGGAGCGCGCCGACCGTCCGCGTGGAGGCGACGCCGACCGGCTTCGCGGTCGCCGACGACGGGCCGGGGATCCCGGCGGACCGTCGCGAGGAGGTGTTCGAGGTGGGCGTCTCCACGGTCGAGGACGGCACCGGCTTCGGGCTCGCGATCGTCCGCCGCATCGCCGAGGCGCACGGCTGGTCCGTGACCGCTACTGCCGGCGAGGACGGCGGCGCGCGCTTCGAGTTCGACGAGGTCGAGTGA
- a CDS encoding threonine aldolase family protein, with translation MIDFRSDTVTRPGDEMREAARDAAVGDDVYADDPTVNELEARAADLAGFEAALYVPSGTMGNQIAVRTHTDRGQELLCDEQAHVYKWELGGIPQLSGVQPRILDCGDRCVPTPEQVREGYVAEDLHRPGTGLLCLENTHNSRGGVAVPKAHVDEAAAAAHDLGVSVHLDGARFLNACVALDTEPAAMTEHVDSVMFCLSKGLGAPVGSVLAGDAEFIQRARRTRKLFGGAMRQAGMIAAPGLLALENVDRLAEDHANAARLAEGLNGIDGLSAPEPDTNIVMVDSEGAGLTGEELSTACKDAGVSFSAFGEYTCRLCTHLDVDGDDVEEALDSIESVVAEA, from the coding sequence ATGATCGACTTCCGTTCGGACACGGTGACCCGCCCCGGCGACGAGATGCGCGAGGCCGCGCGCGACGCCGCCGTCGGCGACGACGTGTACGCCGACGACCCGACGGTCAACGAGTTGGAGGCGCGCGCGGCCGACCTCGCCGGCTTCGAGGCCGCCCTGTACGTCCCCTCCGGGACGATGGGCAACCAGATCGCCGTCCGCACGCACACCGACCGCGGGCAGGAGCTGCTGTGCGACGAGCAGGCGCACGTCTACAAGTGGGAGCTTGGCGGCATCCCGCAGCTCTCGGGGGTCCAGCCGCGCATCCTCGACTGCGGCGACCGCTGCGTCCCGACGCCCGAACAGGTTCGCGAGGGGTACGTCGCGGAGGACCTCCACCGCCCCGGCACGGGGCTGCTGTGCCTCGAAAACACGCACAACTCCCGCGGCGGCGTCGCCGTCCCGAAGGCGCACGTCGACGAGGCGGCCGCGGCCGCCCACGACCTCGGCGTTTCGGTCCACCTCGACGGCGCGCGCTTCCTGAACGCCTGCGTCGCGCTCGACACCGAGCCAGCGGCGATGACCGAGCACGTCGACTCGGTGATGTTCTGTCTCTCGAAGGGGCTGGGCGCCCCGGTCGGGTCGGTGCTCGCCGGCGACGCCGAGTTCATTCAGCGCGCCCGCCGCACCCGGAAGCTGTTCGGCGGCGCGATGCGGCAGGCCGGGATGATCGCCGCGCCGGGCCTGCTCGCGCTGGAGAACGTGGACCGGCTCGCCGAGGACCACGCCAACGCCGCCCGCCTCGCCGAGGGACTGAACGGGATCGACGGCCTGTCGGCGCCGGAGCCGGACACCAACATCGTGATGGTCGACAGCGAGGGCGCCGGCCTGACCGGCGAGGAGCTGTCGACCGCCTGCAAGGACGCCGGCGTCTCCTTCAGCGCCTTCGGCGAGTACACCTGCCGGCTGTGTACCCACCTCGACGTCGACGGCGACGACGTGGAAGAGGCGCTCGACAGCATCGAGTCGGTCGTCGCAGAGGCCTGA
- a CDS encoding alpha/beta fold hydrolase encodes MPYASNGDVGLYYEVDGEGDDDRDVDAVAFCGEIGYGPWQWGWQHAAIAGPYRAVVPATRGTGDSDAPPGPYTVGQLAADLDAVLADAGVRAAHVVGVGLGGMVALHAALHSGRVRKLALVGTPAYGDGMNPDPLWGDPGDPAALESSLRAAVTDEFLDAVPDAVARIVEWRAAEDAGRDAWDAARAAVRGFDLSDRLYEVSNEALVLHGSEDAVCPPTKGEELAEGLPRGEFVEIDGAGHLATVEASREVNDRVLGFLDAEA; translated from the coding sequence GTGCCGTACGCATCGAACGGGGACGTGGGTCTGTACTACGAGGTCGACGGCGAGGGCGACGACGACCGCGACGTGGACGCCGTCGCGTTCTGCGGCGAGATCGGCTACGGCCCCTGGCAGTGGGGGTGGCAACACGCCGCGATCGCCGGGCCGTACCGCGCCGTGGTGCCGGCGACCCGCGGCACCGGCGACTCGGACGCCCCGCCGGGCCCGTACACGGTCGGCCAACTCGCCGCGGATCTGGACGCCGTGCTCGCGGACGCCGGAGTCCGCGCGGCCCACGTCGTCGGCGTCGGCCTCGGCGGGATGGTCGCGCTGCACGCCGCGTTACACTCGGGGCGCGTGCGCAAGCTCGCGCTCGTCGGGACGCCCGCCTACGGCGACGGGATGAACCCCGATCCCTTGTGGGGCGACCCGGGCGACCCCGCGGCGCTGGAGTCGTCGCTCCGGGCGGCCGTCACCGACGAGTTCCTCGACGCGGTGCCCGACGCGGTCGCCCGGATCGTCGAGTGGCGGGCGGCGGAGGACGCCGGCCGCGACGCGTGGGACGCCGCGCGGGCCGCCGTCCGCGGGTTCGACCTGTCCGACCGGCTGTACGAGGTGTCGAACGAGGCGCTCGTGCTCCACGGGAGCGAGGACGCGGTGTGCCCGCCGACGAAGGGCGAGGAGCTGGCCGAGGGGCTGCCCCGCGGGGAGTTCGTCGAGATCGACGGCGCCGGCCACCTCGCCACCGTGGAGGCGAGCCGCGAGGTGAACGACCGGGTCCTCGGCTTTCTCGACGCGGAGGCGTGA
- a CDS encoding type 1 glutamine amidotransferase — protein sequence MTRLRLALLNAAHDGANTARNFRRELDADLAEFDANARQLPDHFDFDGVVVTGSRSSVYWDEEWIPPLIEWTAEAAERGLPILGVCYGHQVLAEALGGRVGGMDDFEIGYNEITHRGDDELFAGIDEEFTVFTTHGDAVVELPPGAELLAENQFGVHAFRKGSCWGVQFHPEYDVETAETVTEGKRDRIGDERVDEVLAEITPERYDAACEAKALFDNFAAHCRRVRDADSNAEIET from the coding sequence ATGACACGTCTCCGGCTCGCGCTGCTCAACGCGGCCCACGACGGCGCGAACACCGCCCGGAACTTCCGGCGGGAGCTCGACGCCGACCTCGCGGAGTTCGACGCGAACGCACGCCAGCTCCCGGACCACTTCGACTTCGACGGCGTGGTCGTCACCGGCTCGCGCTCGTCGGTCTACTGGGACGAGGAGTGGATCCCGCCGCTGATCGAGTGGACCGCCGAGGCCGCCGAGCGCGGCCTACCGATCCTCGGCGTCTGTTACGGGCATCAGGTGCTCGCGGAGGCGCTGGGGGGTCGCGTCGGCGGCATGGACGACTTCGAGATCGGGTACAACGAGATCACCCACCGCGGCGACGACGAGCTGTTCGCGGGCATCGACGAGGAGTTCACCGTCTTCACGACCCACGGCGACGCGGTCGTCGAGCTCCCGCCGGGCGCCGAGCTGCTCGCGGAAAACCAGTTCGGCGTGCACGCGTTCCGCAAGGGGAGCTGCTGGGGCGTGCAGTTCCACCCCGAGTACGACGTCGAGACCGCCGAGACCGTCACCGAGGGGAAGCGCGACCGCATCGGCGACGAGCGGGTCGACGAGGTGCTCGCGGAGATCACCCCCGAGCGGTACGACGCCGCCTGCGAGGCGAAGGCGCTGTTCGACAACTTCGCCGCCCACTGCCGCCGCGTGCGCGACGCGGACTCGAACGCCGAGATCGAGACGTAA
- a CDS encoding inorganic phosphate transporter, with product MVAAGTLATLLVAALASLFMAWAIGAGSSGSTPFAPAVGANAISVMRAGLIVGVLGFLGAVLQGANVTEAVGNDLIVGAPITATAAIVGLITAAVLVAIGVFAGYPIATAFTVTGAVVGVGLALGGDPAWGKYREIVALWVATPFVGGSIAYGTARLLRAERVPERVAVPTLAGLVAALVANIGFTVLGPPGVQRSMAGAVAAALPAVGVAGVDLGWVAVTVAFAVIVALALFRDMTLDEARGQRRFLLVLGGLVAFSAGGSQVGLAIGPLVPLLGGEGADVQIPLIAVLVGGGLGLLAGSWTGAPRMIKALAQDYSSLGPRRSIAALIPSFAIAQTAVAFGIPVSFNEIIVSAIIGSGYAAGGAGVSTRKMAYTVLAWIGSLALALGLGYGAFVAVDAVV from the coding sequence ATGGTCGCAGCCGGCACCCTCGCTACGCTTCTGGTCGCCGCGCTCGCGTCGCTGTTCATGGCGTGGGCCATCGGCGCCGGCTCGTCCGGGTCGACGCCGTTCGCCCCCGCCGTCGGCGCCAACGCCATCTCGGTGATGCGCGCCGGCCTGATCGTCGGCGTGCTCGGCTTCCTCGGCGCGGTGCTGCAGGGCGCCAACGTCACGGAGGCCGTCGGGAACGATCTCATCGTCGGCGCCCCGATCACCGCGACGGCCGCCATCGTCGGGCTGATCACCGCCGCCGTGCTCGTCGCGATCGGCGTGTTCGCCGGCTACCCCATCGCCACCGCGTTCACCGTCACCGGCGCGGTCGTCGGCGTCGGCCTCGCGCTCGGGGGCGACCCGGCGTGGGGGAAGTATCGCGAGATCGTGGCGCTGTGGGTCGCGACCCCGTTCGTCGGCGGCTCCATCGCGTACGGTACGGCGCGGCTCCTCCGGGCCGAGCGCGTCCCCGAGCGGGTCGCCGTGCCGACGCTCGCGGGGCTCGTCGCCGCCCTCGTCGCCAACATCGGCTTCACCGTGCTCGGCCCGCCGGGCGTGCAGCGCTCGATGGCGGGCGCCGTCGCCGCCGCGCTGCCCGCCGTCGGGGTCGCGGGCGTCGATCTCGGCTGGGTCGCCGTCACGGTCGCGTTCGCGGTCATCGTCGCGCTCGCGCTGTTTCGCGACATGACGCTCGACGAGGCGCGCGGGCAACGTCGCTTCCTCCTCGTGCTCGGTGGACTCGTCGCCTTCTCCGCCGGCGGATCGCAGGTCGGGCTCGCGATCGGCCCGCTCGTTCCGCTCCTCGGAGGGGAGGGGGCGGACGTGCAGATCCCCCTCATCGCCGTGCTCGTCGGCGGGGGGCTCGGCCTGCTCGCCGGCTCGTGGACGGGCGCCCCGCGGATGATCAAGGCGCTCGCGCAGGACTACTCCTCGCTTGGGCCGCGCCGCTCGATCGCCGCGCTCATCCCCAGCTTCGCCATCGCCCAGACCGCCGTCGCGTTCGGCATCCCCGTCTCGTTCAACGAGATCATCGTGAGCGCGATCATCGGATCGGGGTACGCTGCGGGGGGTGCGGGGGTGAGCACGCGGAAGATGGCCTACACCGTGCTCGCGTGGATCGGGTCGCTGGCGCTGGCGCTCGGGCTGGGGTACGGGGCGTTCGTCGCGGTGGATGCAGTGGTGTGA
- a CDS encoding hemolysin family protein, which produces MGLSPVHAPVGTPAQFGGLANVVPINDTTITVGGAVAIVVLIMLSAFFSSSEIAMFSLAGHRVEQLVEDGRLGAETVKELKNDPHRLLVTILVGNNIVNIAMSSIATGLFAIYMSQGEAVIAATFGITALVLLFGESAPKSYAVENTESWALRVARPLKLSEYVLFPLIVVFDYLTRVINKVTGGRSAIETSYVTRDEIQNMIQTGEREGVIEEEEREMLDRIFRFNQTIAKEVMTPRLDVNAVPKDASIDEAIETCVQADHERVPVYEGNLDNIIGVVNIRDLVRARYYGEGETDLAGVVQPTLHVPESKNADELLEEMQDTRMQMVVVIDEFGTTEGILTLEDMVEEIVGEILEGDEEVPFEFVDDNTVLVRGEVNIDEVNEVLEIDLPEGQEFETLAGFVFNRAGRLVEEGEEIEYEGVKIRIEEVDNTRIMRARVTVTEEYYAVDDEEGDEAEIEN; this is translated from the coding sequence ATGGGTTTGTCGCCGGTACACGCTCCAGTAGGTACACCCGCGCAGTTCGGCGGGCTCGCGAACGTCGTGCCGATCAACGACACCACGATCACCGTCGGCGGGGCCGTCGCGATCGTCGTGCTCATCATGCTCTCCGCGTTCTTCTCCTCCTCGGAGATCGCCATGTTCTCGCTGGCGGGCCACCGGGTCGAGCAGCTCGTCGAGGACGGTCGCCTCGGTGCCGAGACGGTCAAGGAGCTGAAGAACGACCCGCACCGGCTGCTGGTGACGATCCTCGTCGGGAACAACATCGTCAACATCGCGATGTCCTCCATCGCGACGGGGCTGTTCGCCATCTACATGAGCCAGGGGGAGGCCGTCATCGCGGCGACGTTCGGTATCACCGCGCTCGTGCTCCTGTTCGGTGAGTCGGCGCCCAAGAGCTACGCCGTCGAGAACACCGAGTCGTGGGCGCTTCGGGTCGCCCGTCCGCTGAAGCTCTCCGAGTACGTCCTCTTCCCGCTCATCGTCGTCTTCGACTACCTCACCCGCGTTATCAACAAGGTCACCGGCGGTCGCTCGGCCATCGAGACCTCCTACGTCACCCGCGACGAGATCCAGAACATGATCCAGACCGGGGAGCGCGAGGGGGTCATCGAGGAGGAGGAGCGGGAGATGCTCGACCGCATCTTCCGGTTCAACCAGACGATCGCCAAGGAGGTGATGACCCCCCGGCTCGACGTGAACGCGGTGCCGAAGGACGCCTCCATCGACGAGGCCATCGAGACGTGCGTGCAGGCCGACCACGAGCGCGTCCCCGTCTACGAGGGGAACCTCGACAACATCATCGGCGTCGTGAACATCCGCGATCTGGTCCGCGCGCGCTACTACGGCGAGGGCGAGACCGACCTCGCGGGCGTCGTCCAGCCGACGCTGCACGTCCCCGAGTCGAAGAACGCCGACGAGCTGCTCGAGGAGATGCAGGACACCCGGATGCAGATGGTCGTCGTCATCGACGAGTTCGGCACCACCGAGGGGATCCTCACCCTGGAGGACATGGTCGAGGAGATCGTCGGCGAGATCCTCGAGGGCGACGAGGAGGTCCCCTTCGAGTTCGTCGACGACAACACCGTCCTCGTGCGCGGCGAGGTCAACATCGACGAGGTGAACGAGGTCTTAGAGATCGACCTCCCCGAGGGTCAGGAGTTCGAGACGCTCGCCGGCTTCGTGTTCAACCGCGCCGGCCGCCTCGTCGAGGAGGGCGAGGAGATCGAATACGAGGGCGTGAAGATCCGCATCGAGGAGGTCGACAACACGCGGATCATGCGCGCCCGCGTCACCGTCACCGAGGAGTACTACGCGGTCGACGACGAGGAGGGCGACGAAGCGGAAATCGAGAACTGA
- a CDS encoding glutaredoxin family protein, whose translation MTTSDITLYRLQACPYCERVVRTLKQYGLEYESRFVEPMHSDRNAVARLTGKRSVPAIRDQNTGVTMSESGNIVEYLDNTYGDGAAGGA comes from the coding sequence ATGACAACGTCCGACATCACGCTGTATCGGCTCCAGGCGTGTCCCTACTGCGAGCGCGTCGTTCGCACGCTCAAGCAGTACGGCCTGGAGTACGAGTCGCGGTTCGTCGAGCCGATGCACTCCGACCGGAACGCGGTCGCCCGGCTTACCGGCAAGCGGTCGGTGCCCGCTATCCGGGACCAGAACACCGGCGTGACGATGTCGGAATCGGGCAATATCGTGGAGTACCTCGACAACACCTACGGCGACGGCGCCGCGGGGGGTGCCTGA